A section of the Paramisgurnus dabryanus chromosome 4, PD_genome_1.1, whole genome shotgun sequence genome encodes:
- the osbp gene encoding oxysterol-binding protein 1 isoform X1 translates to MSEPKAPTPAPGDMYKGWLFKWTNYIKGYQRRWFVLSNGLLSYYRTQAEMGHTCRGTINLATANITVEDSCNFVISNGGAQTYHLKASSEVERQRWITALELAKAKAVRMQAESDDSGDDISSTPPASGQGGGSRNSEVQSTLRTLGSKVEDLSTCNDLIAKHGSALQRSLSELEGIRVGGETSEKIRQVTERATLFRITSNAMINACRDFLALAQAHSKRWQKALQAEREQRMRLEETLEQLAKQHNHLERAFRGATVLPPSQSNPSIDSKGSAQGKGDASDEDEENEFFDACEEVQEFITVPADPKYHRRSGSNVSGISSEMGMDDGTTSLDEQSLASNPESPQSQDVVPVKKRRTRIPDKPNYSLNLWSIMKNCIGKELSKIPMPVNFNEPLSMLQRLSEDLEYYELLDRGAKCQSSLEQMCYVAAFTVSSYSTTVHRTGKPFNPLLGETFELDRIQESGYRSLCEQVSHHPPAAAHHAISERGWTLRQEIALASKFRGKYLSIMPLGSIHCIFEKSNNHYTWKKVTTTVHNIIVGKLWIDQSGEIDVVNHKTGDRCHLKFAPYSYFSRDVARKVTGVVTDKDGKAHYVLSGTWDEKMECSRVMQSTRGGENGAEGRQKTVYQTLKAKELWKKTPLPDGAENMYFFSSLALTLNEQEDGVAPTDSRRRPDQRLMEQGRWEEANAEKQRLEEKQRAVRREREREAVRTASPTEEALIEDSISDSPFKNEDVEIATEPSETTLKTDTDETSSTETLHGSHPPEYSMEGPYGAPVKSIHADNYKAMWFERRVDPATGEPTHIYKGGYWETKEQGNWEGCPEIF, encoded by the exons ATGTCGGAGCCCAAGGCGCCCACCCCAGCCCCCGGAGACATGTACAAAGGCTGGCTCTTCAAATGGACTAATTACATCAAAGGATACCAAAGGAGATGGTTTGTCCTGAGCAATGGCCTGCTGTCTTACTACAG GACCCAGGCGGAGATGGGTCACACATGCCGGGGCACCATCAACTTGGCCACGGCCAACATCACGGTGGAGGACTCGTGTAACTTTGTCATTTCTAATGGCGGCGCGCAGACGTACCATCTAAAGGCCAGCTCAGAAGTGGAGCGTCAGCGCTGGATCACCGCCCTGGAGCTGGCCAAAGCCAAAGCTGTCCGCATGCAGGCCGAATCCG ACGACTCTGGAGATGATATCTCGAGCACACCTCCGGCTTCAGGGCAGGGTGGAGGTTCACGCAATTCAGAGGTGCAGTCCACCCTCCGAACTCTTGGCAGCAAGGTGGAAGATCTGAGCACCTGTAATGACCTCATCGCCAAACATGGCTCTGCTCTTCAACG GTCCTTGTCTGAGCTTGAAGGAATTCGAGTGGGAGGAGAAACGAGCGAAAAGATTCGGCAGGTCACGGAGAGAGCCACGCTCTTCCGCATCACCTCCAACGCCATGATTAAC GCGTGCCGGGACTTCCTAGCATTGGCTCAGGCTCACAGTAAACGCTGGCAGAAAGCCTTGCAGGCAGAGAGAGAGCAGCGAATGCGTTTAGAGGAAACCctggagcagctcgccaaacAACACAATCATCTAGAGAGAGCTTTTAGGGGTGCTACTGTACTGCCTCCTTCCCAGAGCAATCCCTCTATTGACAGCAAAG GCTCAGCTCAAGGAAAGGGCGACGCTAGTGATGAAGACGAGGAGAACGAATTCTTTGATGCTTGCGAGGAAGTACAAGAGTTCATCACTGTACCAGCAGACCCCAAATATCACAG GAGATCTGGCAGCAATGTGAGCGGAATCAGTAGCGAGATGGGAATGGATGACGGAACGACATCG CTGGATGAACAGTCACTGGCGTCCAATCCCGAATCCCCTCAGTCGCAGGATGTAGTGCCCGTGAAGAAGAGGCGGACCCGCATCCCAGATAAACCAAATTACTCGCTCAATCTATGGAGCATCATGAAGAACTGTATTGGAAAAGAGCTCTCCAAAATCCCAATGCCT GTGAACTTCAACGAGCCCCTATCCATGCTGCAGCGTCTCTCAGAGGATCTCGAGTACTACGAACTGCTGGATCGGGGCGCCAAGTGCCAGAGCTCTTTGGAGCAGATGTGCTATGTGGCAGCTTTCACTGTTTCCTCGTACTCCACTACAGTTCATCGTACAGGCAAACCCTTCAACCCTCTGCTGGGAGAGACTTTTGAGCTGGACCGCATCCAGGAGAGCGGCTACAGGTCTCTCTGCGAGCAG GTGAGTCATCATCCCCCGGCTGCGGCCCATCACGCAATCTCCGAGCGAGGCTGGACCCTGAGACAGGAGATTGCCCTGGCCAGCAAGTTCAGGGGCAAATACCTCTCTATTATGCCTCTCG GTTCAATTCATTGTATATTCGAAAAGAGTAACAATCACTACACCTGGAAAAAAGTCACAACCACAGTGCACAATATCATCGTTGGGAAACTGTGGATAGATCAG TCAGGGGAAATCGACGTCGTGAACCACAAAACGGGCGACCGGTGTCACCTCAAATTCGCTCCGTACAGCTACTTCTCCAGAGATGTGGCCAGAAAg GTCACAGGCGTGGTGACGGATAAGGACGGGAAGGCGCACTACGTTCTATCTGGGACGTGGGACGAGAAGATGGAGTGCTCGCGTGTGATGCAAAGCACCAGAGGAGGAGAGAACGGTGCAGAGGGCAGACAGAAAACCGTCTATCAGACGCTTAAAGCCAAAGAGTTATGGAAGAAAACACCACTGCC GGACGGTGCTGAAAACATGTACTTCTTCTCGTCACTGGCACTGACGTTGAATGAGCAGGAGGATGGCGTGGCTCCCACGGACAGCAGGAGGCGGCCGGATCAGCGTTTAATGGAGCAGGGCCGCTGGGAAGAGGCCAACGCTGAAAAACAGCGACTAGAGGAGAAACAGCGTGCCGTCCGCAGAGAGCGGGAGAGGGAGGCCGTCCGTACGGCCAGCCCTACAGAAGAGG CTCTCATTGAGGACTCAATATCTGACTCGCCTTTTAAAA ATGAAGATGTCGAGATTGCCACCGAGCCCTCTGAGACCACTTTGAAAA CCGACACTGACGAAACCTCCTCAA CTGAAACACTCCATGGCTCTCACCCGCCAGAATACTCAA TGGAGGGGCCTTATGGAGCTCCAGTCAAAA GCATTCACGCGGACAACTACAAGGCAATGTGGTTCGAACGGCGCGTGGACCCGGCGACAGGAGAGCCCACGCACATCTACAAAGGGGGTTACTGGGAAACGAAAGAGCAAGGGAACTGGGAAGGCTGCCCGGAAATCTTCTAA
- the aptx gene encoding aprataxin isoform X1: MPVCWLVSDDDFHKPIQLVHHQTVILGRGPETKIKDKKCSREQVELRADCNRGFISVKQLGVNPTNVDSVVVGKGNQVTIKPGQRLYMVNQLYPYTVKFTEETPRSASDNIKASKRPHPANIMPHSDHHSMDSPPPKKTPTPSSDKSESAGHWSQGLKASMQDPKMQVYKDDRVVVIKDKYPKARYHWLVLPWDSISSLKVLRSEHCDLLKHMQKVGDKMVQQSPDAQKLRFRLGYHAIPSMSHVHLHVISQDFDSPCLKNKKHWNSFTTEYFIESQDVIAMLEADGKVTVKEGTSELLKLPLRCHICRKEQPTIPKLKEHLLSHRSS; the protein is encoded by the exons ATGCCTGTCTGCTGGCTGGTAAGTGACGATGATTTTCATAAACCCATTCAGCTTGTACACCATCAAACTGTGATTCTGGGTAGAGGACCAGAAACTAAAATAAAAGACAAAAAGTGTTCCAGGGAGCAAG TTGAACTGAGAGCTGATTGCAACAGAGGATTTATCAGTGTTAAACAG TTAGGTGTGAATCCTACAAATGTGGACAGTGTGGTTGTGGGCAAAGGCAATCAG GTGACGATAAAGCCGGGCCAAAGGCTTTACATGGTCAATCAACTCTATCCATACACAGTGAAGTTCACAGAAGAGACGCCCAGATCTGCTTCAGACAACATTAAAGCCTCAAAAAGACCACACCCTGCAAATATAATGCCCCATTCAGACCATCACTCGATGGATTCACCTCCACCAAAAAAGACTCCAACACCAAGCTCTGATAAATCA gaATCTGCAGGTCATTGGAGTCAAGGCCTTAAAGCTTCAATGCAGGACCCAAAGATGCAG GTGTATAAAGACGATAGGGTGGTGGTCATCAAAGACAAGTATCCGAAGGCGAGATACCATTGGCTGGTGTTGCCGTGGGACTCGATCTCCAGTTTAAAGGTTTTGAGATCGGAGCATTGCGATCTGCTCAAACACATGCAAAAGGTTGGAGACAAAATGGTGCAGCAGTCCCCAGACGCTCAGAAACTCCGATTCCGTCTGGGCTACCACGCAATTCCCAGCATGAG TCACGTCCACCTGCACGTGATCAGCCAAGACTTTGATTCACCTTGTTTGAAGAACAAGAAACATTGGAATTCCTTCACTACCGAATACTTCATTGAATCTCAAG ATGTTATTGCGATGCTGGAAGCGGATGGGAAGGTGACCGTTAAGGAAGGCACGAGTGAATTACTAAAGCTTCCTCTACGCTGTCACATTTGCCGTAAAGAGCAACCAACAATCCCAAAATTGAAAGAACATCTTTTGTCTCACCGGTCTTCTTAA
- the osbp gene encoding oxysterol-binding protein 1 isoform X3, whose protein sequence is MSEPKAPTPAPGDMYKGWLFKWTNYIKGYQRRWFVLSNGLLSYYRTQAEMGHTCRGTINLATANITVEDSCNFVISNGGAQTYHLKASSEVERQRWITALELAKAKAVRMQAESDDSGDDISSTPPASGQGGGSRNSEVQSTLRTLGSKVEDLSTCNDLIAKHGSALQRSLSELEGIRVGGETSEKIRQVTERATLFRITSNAMINACRDFLALAQAHSKRWQKALQAEREQRMRLEETLEQLAKQHNHLERAFRGATVLPPSQSNPSIDSKGSAQGKGDASDEDEENEFFDACEEVQEFITVPADPKYHRRSGSNVSGISSEMGMDDGTTSLDEQSLASNPESPQSQDVVPVKKRRTRIPDKPNYSLNLWSIMKNCIGKELSKIPMPVNFNEPLSMLQRLSEDLEYYELLDRGAKCQSSLEQMCYVAAFTVSSYSTTVHRTGKPFNPLLGETFELDRIQESGYRSLCEQVSHHPPAAAHHAISERGWTLRQEIALASKFRGKYLSIMPLGSIHCIFEKSNNHYTWKKVTTTVHNIIVGKLWIDQSGEIDVVNHKTGDRCHLKFAPYSYFSRDVARKVTGVVTDKDGKAHYVLSGTWDEKMECSRVMQSTRGGENGAEGRQKTVYQTLKAKELWKKTPLPDGAENMYFFSSLALTLNEQEDGVAPTDSRRRPDQRLMEQGRWEEANAEKQRLEEKQRAVRREREREAVRTASPTEEGIHADNYKAMWFERRVDPATGEPTHIYKGGYWETKEQGNWEGCPEIF, encoded by the exons ATGTCGGAGCCCAAGGCGCCCACCCCAGCCCCCGGAGACATGTACAAAGGCTGGCTCTTCAAATGGACTAATTACATCAAAGGATACCAAAGGAGATGGTTTGTCCTGAGCAATGGCCTGCTGTCTTACTACAG GACCCAGGCGGAGATGGGTCACACATGCCGGGGCACCATCAACTTGGCCACGGCCAACATCACGGTGGAGGACTCGTGTAACTTTGTCATTTCTAATGGCGGCGCGCAGACGTACCATCTAAAGGCCAGCTCAGAAGTGGAGCGTCAGCGCTGGATCACCGCCCTGGAGCTGGCCAAAGCCAAAGCTGTCCGCATGCAGGCCGAATCCG ACGACTCTGGAGATGATATCTCGAGCACACCTCCGGCTTCAGGGCAGGGTGGAGGTTCACGCAATTCAGAGGTGCAGTCCACCCTCCGAACTCTTGGCAGCAAGGTGGAAGATCTGAGCACCTGTAATGACCTCATCGCCAAACATGGCTCTGCTCTTCAACG GTCCTTGTCTGAGCTTGAAGGAATTCGAGTGGGAGGAGAAACGAGCGAAAAGATTCGGCAGGTCACGGAGAGAGCCACGCTCTTCCGCATCACCTCCAACGCCATGATTAAC GCGTGCCGGGACTTCCTAGCATTGGCTCAGGCTCACAGTAAACGCTGGCAGAAAGCCTTGCAGGCAGAGAGAGAGCAGCGAATGCGTTTAGAGGAAACCctggagcagctcgccaaacAACACAATCATCTAGAGAGAGCTTTTAGGGGTGCTACTGTACTGCCTCCTTCCCAGAGCAATCCCTCTATTGACAGCAAAG GCTCAGCTCAAGGAAAGGGCGACGCTAGTGATGAAGACGAGGAGAACGAATTCTTTGATGCTTGCGAGGAAGTACAAGAGTTCATCACTGTACCAGCAGACCCCAAATATCACAG GAGATCTGGCAGCAATGTGAGCGGAATCAGTAGCGAGATGGGAATGGATGACGGAACGACATCG CTGGATGAACAGTCACTGGCGTCCAATCCCGAATCCCCTCAGTCGCAGGATGTAGTGCCCGTGAAGAAGAGGCGGACCCGCATCCCAGATAAACCAAATTACTCGCTCAATCTATGGAGCATCATGAAGAACTGTATTGGAAAAGAGCTCTCCAAAATCCCAATGCCT GTGAACTTCAACGAGCCCCTATCCATGCTGCAGCGTCTCTCAGAGGATCTCGAGTACTACGAACTGCTGGATCGGGGCGCCAAGTGCCAGAGCTCTTTGGAGCAGATGTGCTATGTGGCAGCTTTCACTGTTTCCTCGTACTCCACTACAGTTCATCGTACAGGCAAACCCTTCAACCCTCTGCTGGGAGAGACTTTTGAGCTGGACCGCATCCAGGAGAGCGGCTACAGGTCTCTCTGCGAGCAG GTGAGTCATCATCCCCCGGCTGCGGCCCATCACGCAATCTCCGAGCGAGGCTGGACCCTGAGACAGGAGATTGCCCTGGCCAGCAAGTTCAGGGGCAAATACCTCTCTATTATGCCTCTCG GTTCAATTCATTGTATATTCGAAAAGAGTAACAATCACTACACCTGGAAAAAAGTCACAACCACAGTGCACAATATCATCGTTGGGAAACTGTGGATAGATCAG TCAGGGGAAATCGACGTCGTGAACCACAAAACGGGCGACCGGTGTCACCTCAAATTCGCTCCGTACAGCTACTTCTCCAGAGATGTGGCCAGAAAg GTCACAGGCGTGGTGACGGATAAGGACGGGAAGGCGCACTACGTTCTATCTGGGACGTGGGACGAGAAGATGGAGTGCTCGCGTGTGATGCAAAGCACCAGAGGAGGAGAGAACGGTGCAGAGGGCAGACAGAAAACCGTCTATCAGACGCTTAAAGCCAAAGAGTTATGGAAGAAAACACCACTGCC GGACGGTGCTGAAAACATGTACTTCTTCTCGTCACTGGCACTGACGTTGAATGAGCAGGAGGATGGCGTGGCTCCCACGGACAGCAGGAGGCGGCCGGATCAGCGTTTAATGGAGCAGGGCCGCTGGGAAGAGGCCAACGCTGAAAAACAGCGACTAGAGGAGAAACAGCGTGCCGTCCGCAGAGAGCGGGAGAGGGAGGCCGTCCGTACGGCCAGCCCTACAGAAGAGG GCATTCACGCGGACAACTACAAGGCAATGTGGTTCGAACGGCGCGTGGACCCGGCGACAGGAGAGCCCACGCACATCTACAAAGGGGGTTACTGGGAAACGAAAGAGCAAGGGAACTGGGAAGGCTGCCCGGAAATCTTCTAA
- the aptx gene encoding aprataxin isoform X2, with translation MWTVWLWAKAIRLSVLTTFKPHVTHLYNQVTIKPGQRLYMVNQLYPYTVKFTEETPRSASDNIKASKRPHPANIMPHSDHHSMDSPPPKKTPTPSSDKSESAGHWSQGLKASMQDPKMQVYKDDRVVVIKDKYPKARYHWLVLPWDSISSLKVLRSEHCDLLKHMQKVGDKMVQQSPDAQKLRFRLGYHAIPSMSHVHLHVISQDFDSPCLKNKKHWNSFTTEYFIESQDVIAMLEADGKVTVKEGTSELLKLPLRCHICRKEQPTIPKLKEHLLSHRSS, from the exons ATGTGGACAGTGTGGTTGTGGGCAAAGGCAATCAG GTTATCGGTCTTAACAACCTTCAAACCACATGTCACCCACCTCTACAACCAGGTGACGATAAAGCCGGGCCAAAGGCTTTACATGGTCAATCAACTCTATCCATACACAGTGAAGTTCACAGAAGAGACGCCCAGATCTGCTTCAGACAACATTAAAGCCTCAAAAAGACCACACCCTGCAAATATAATGCCCCATTCAGACCATCACTCGATGGATTCACCTCCACCAAAAAAGACTCCAACACCAAGCTCTGATAAATCA gaATCTGCAGGTCATTGGAGTCAAGGCCTTAAAGCTTCAATGCAGGACCCAAAGATGCAG GTGTATAAAGACGATAGGGTGGTGGTCATCAAAGACAAGTATCCGAAGGCGAGATACCATTGGCTGGTGTTGCCGTGGGACTCGATCTCCAGTTTAAAGGTTTTGAGATCGGAGCATTGCGATCTGCTCAAACACATGCAAAAGGTTGGAGACAAAATGGTGCAGCAGTCCCCAGACGCTCAGAAACTCCGATTCCGTCTGGGCTACCACGCAATTCCCAGCATGAG TCACGTCCACCTGCACGTGATCAGCCAAGACTTTGATTCACCTTGTTTGAAGAACAAGAAACATTGGAATTCCTTCACTACCGAATACTTCATTGAATCTCAAG ATGTTATTGCGATGCTGGAAGCGGATGGGAAGGTGACCGTTAAGGAAGGCACGAGTGAATTACTAAAGCTTCCTCTACGCTGTCACATTTGCCGTAAAGAGCAACCAACAATCCCAAAATTGAAAGAACATCTTTTGTCTCACCGGTCTTCTTAA
- the osbp gene encoding oxysterol-binding protein 1 isoform X2, protein MSEPKAPTPAPGDMYKGWLFKWTNYIKGYQRRWFVLSNGLLSYYRTQAEMGHTCRGTINLATANITVEDSCNFVISNGGAQTYHLKASSEVERQRWITALELAKAKAVRMQAESDDSGDDISSTPPASGQGGGSRNSEVQSTLRTLGSKVEDLSTCNDLIAKHGSALQRSLSELEGIRVGGETSEKIRQVTERATLFRITSNAMINACRDFLALAQAHSKRWQKALQAEREQRMRLEETLEQLAKQHNHLERAFRGATVLPPSQSNPSIDSKGSAQGKGDASDEDEENEFFDACEEVQEFITVPADPKYHRSGSNVSGISSEMGMDDGTTSLDEQSLASNPESPQSQDVVPVKKRRTRIPDKPNYSLNLWSIMKNCIGKELSKIPMPVNFNEPLSMLQRLSEDLEYYELLDRGAKCQSSLEQMCYVAAFTVSSYSTTVHRTGKPFNPLLGETFELDRIQESGYRSLCEQVSHHPPAAAHHAISERGWTLRQEIALASKFRGKYLSIMPLGSIHCIFEKSNNHYTWKKVTTTVHNIIVGKLWIDQSGEIDVVNHKTGDRCHLKFAPYSYFSRDVARKVTGVVTDKDGKAHYVLSGTWDEKMECSRVMQSTRGGENGAEGRQKTVYQTLKAKELWKKTPLPDGAENMYFFSSLALTLNEQEDGVAPTDSRRRPDQRLMEQGRWEEANAEKQRLEEKQRAVRREREREAVRTASPTEEDEDVEIATEPSETTLKSIHADNYKAMWFERRVDPATGEPTHIYKGGYWETKEQGNWEGCPEIF, encoded by the exons ATGTCGGAGCCCAAGGCGCCCACCCCAGCCCCCGGAGACATGTACAAAGGCTGGCTCTTCAAATGGACTAATTACATCAAAGGATACCAAAGGAGATGGTTTGTCCTGAGCAATGGCCTGCTGTCTTACTACAG GACCCAGGCGGAGATGGGTCACACATGCCGGGGCACCATCAACTTGGCCACGGCCAACATCACGGTGGAGGACTCGTGTAACTTTGTCATTTCTAATGGCGGCGCGCAGACGTACCATCTAAAGGCCAGCTCAGAAGTGGAGCGTCAGCGCTGGATCACCGCCCTGGAGCTGGCCAAAGCCAAAGCTGTCCGCATGCAGGCCGAATCCG ACGACTCTGGAGATGATATCTCGAGCACACCTCCGGCTTCAGGGCAGGGTGGAGGTTCACGCAATTCAGAGGTGCAGTCCACCCTCCGAACTCTTGGCAGCAAGGTGGAAGATCTGAGCACCTGTAATGACCTCATCGCCAAACATGGCTCTGCTCTTCAACG GTCCTTGTCTGAGCTTGAAGGAATTCGAGTGGGAGGAGAAACGAGCGAAAAGATTCGGCAGGTCACGGAGAGAGCCACGCTCTTCCGCATCACCTCCAACGCCATGATTAAC GCGTGCCGGGACTTCCTAGCATTGGCTCAGGCTCACAGTAAACGCTGGCAGAAAGCCTTGCAGGCAGAGAGAGAGCAGCGAATGCGTTTAGAGGAAACCctggagcagctcgccaaacAACACAATCATCTAGAGAGAGCTTTTAGGGGTGCTACTGTACTGCCTCCTTCCCAGAGCAATCCCTCTATTGACAGCAAAG GCTCAGCTCAAGGAAAGGGCGACGCTAGTGATGAAGACGAGGAGAACGAATTCTTTGATGCTTGCGAGGAAGTACAAGAGTTCATCACTGTACCAGCAGACCCCAAATATCACAG ATCTGGCAGCAATGTGAGCGGAATCAGTAGCGAGATGGGAATGGATGACGGAACGACATCG CTGGATGAACAGTCACTGGCGTCCAATCCCGAATCCCCTCAGTCGCAGGATGTAGTGCCCGTGAAGAAGAGGCGGACCCGCATCCCAGATAAACCAAATTACTCGCTCAATCTATGGAGCATCATGAAGAACTGTATTGGAAAAGAGCTCTCCAAAATCCCAATGCCT GTGAACTTCAACGAGCCCCTATCCATGCTGCAGCGTCTCTCAGAGGATCTCGAGTACTACGAACTGCTGGATCGGGGCGCCAAGTGCCAGAGCTCTTTGGAGCAGATGTGCTATGTGGCAGCTTTCACTGTTTCCTCGTACTCCACTACAGTTCATCGTACAGGCAAACCCTTCAACCCTCTGCTGGGAGAGACTTTTGAGCTGGACCGCATCCAGGAGAGCGGCTACAGGTCTCTCTGCGAGCAG GTGAGTCATCATCCCCCGGCTGCGGCCCATCACGCAATCTCCGAGCGAGGCTGGACCCTGAGACAGGAGATTGCCCTGGCCAGCAAGTTCAGGGGCAAATACCTCTCTATTATGCCTCTCG GTTCAATTCATTGTATATTCGAAAAGAGTAACAATCACTACACCTGGAAAAAAGTCACAACCACAGTGCACAATATCATCGTTGGGAAACTGTGGATAGATCAG TCAGGGGAAATCGACGTCGTGAACCACAAAACGGGCGACCGGTGTCACCTCAAATTCGCTCCGTACAGCTACTTCTCCAGAGATGTGGCCAGAAAg GTCACAGGCGTGGTGACGGATAAGGACGGGAAGGCGCACTACGTTCTATCTGGGACGTGGGACGAGAAGATGGAGTGCTCGCGTGTGATGCAAAGCACCAGAGGAGGAGAGAACGGTGCAGAGGGCAGACAGAAAACCGTCTATCAGACGCTTAAAGCCAAAGAGTTATGGAAGAAAACACCACTGCC GGACGGTGCTGAAAACATGTACTTCTTCTCGTCACTGGCACTGACGTTGAATGAGCAGGAGGATGGCGTGGCTCCCACGGACAGCAGGAGGCGGCCGGATCAGCGTTTAATGGAGCAGGGCCGCTGGGAAGAGGCCAACGCTGAAAAACAGCGACTAGAGGAGAAACAGCGTGCCGTCCGCAGAGAGCGGGAGAGGGAGGCCGTCCGTACGGCCAGCCCTACAGAAGAGG ATGAAGATGTCGAGATTGCCACCGAGCCCTCTGAGACCACTTTGAAAA GCATTCACGCGGACAACTACAAGGCAATGTGGTTCGAACGGCGCGTGGACCCGGCGACAGGAGAGCCCACGCACATCTACAAAGGGGGTTACTGGGAAACGAAAGAGCAAGGGAACTGGGAAGGCTGCCCGGAAATCTTCTAA